GAGAAAGGGTTTACTGGTTCGCCAATGGGAATCCCATTCTTGTCAGCTGAGATGAAATTGAAAAACAAGTGtataattagaaaatataaattgaaattcCCATGTCAAATTTGATTAAGGTCAGAATTTCTGAAATTACTTGTTACATTAACTCGGCTATCTGTTGTATAACTGAGATTGACATTGCTGTAAGATGTAAGATCTTCAGCATATGATGCTGTATAGTAATTTATTCCAATGAAATCAAAAGAACCTATCACCAGTTTTGCTTGTTTTTCTGTAAATTTTGGCAGTCTATCACCCACCAAATATTTCATGGTTACTGGGTAGTCACCATAAGTGATTGGATGCATAATCCTGCAGAAATCATGTGCACAAAAATCTTTTagcaatgaaaaataaaaaattgttccCAATATCCAATCAGGGTTTGAAAGAAAATCTATCAAAAAGAACTCACCATCCGATTAAGAAATCAAGAGCTCTAGAGGCAGCCCTCCTGCAAGAAACATCATCATATTTGGGAACTCTCCATGCTGTAAAAACTGTAATCCCAATGATTCCTCCTTGAGAAgcctaaattttcaattaaccACTTGTGACACAACATCGATTACAAGACATTCATTTCTTTGACAAATAAAAACAAGTAACAAACCTGATACTTTTGTCTGTACAATTTCACAGCAGCTGCATGGCAAAGAATCAAGTGGTGAACTACTATGTATGGTTCTGTTGCAGAGTTGCCTTGAGTGCAGTTTCCGATATAATCCGAGCACCGGCCAGGTGCATTTTGTCCATATGCATATCCATATATACTCATTAAATTAGCCTCATTGATAGTGACCCAATGCTTCACTCTGTCACCAAATTCTTTGAAGCAAAAGTCCACAAAGTTGTAGAAATCTTTCCTAATTAAGAAGCACAACCAATTCTCAGAAGTAAATAGAcatatttttaacataaattcAGGGAGACTAAGTGCTCTCTCTAGGCACATCAATGTTGGCTGTAGATTAGGTGGTTGAAATACAATGTTTTTGACTTACACAATGTTGGGGCTTAAGAGTCCTTTGTACTCATCTTCAAGGACTTGTGGGACGTCCCAGTGGAATAGGGTCACAAGGGGCTGTATGCCTGATCAATACAGAGAATATGTTGAGATAAATGTACAAAACTAGGAACAAACACGCACTCAAAATCACAATCTTATAGAAAGAGATATAAGAAAGTTAATGTAGTTCAAACAAACtctcaaaactctcaaaattCTATGTGTGTTTTTTGAAATTTCTCATAATCCTAGATAGATTATTTATAATCCTCCACTCCCAACACATACTCCCATTTTTTACTAGCCAATATGGGTTGCAATGCAGAATTTTTCAGGTCGGATAAAAATTCGGCTTATAAGAAAATATACCTAAAATTCAAACCACATAAATAACAGAATATTAGAAAGGGAGTCCAAAATGAGAGGAAGATTCAGAATTTTACCATTGGAAAGGAGATTATTGATAAGAGAATTGTAGAAGTTGACTCCTTCCCAGTTCACTCCCCTGCTAAGCTTTCCCCCTTGAGAACAAAAAGCTCCATTTAGAATCAACAATGATGCATTCAATATATAGATAAAAAGATTAAGCAAAAATATTTCTCAAGAatgtaattatattttcttttaccaGGCAATATTCTTGGCCATGAAATTGAGAATCTGTAAGAGTCTAAACCAATTTCTTTCAAAAGAGAAATGTCTACCTGTGCATGTATAACATTTCTAAATTATACAATCACGAATGAGAAGAAGTTGCAGATAAAGACCACAGGAAATGTAGTTTAGTAAGGTAAGACCTCATAACGATGGTAGAAATCCTCAGCAACTTTCCCATTACTATGGTCTGCAATTTTTTCTGCCATGATTGACACCATAAACTGTCTTAGAAAAATAACTTGTTGGGTCTAATAAAATCattgaagaaccaagttttaattcatataaaaagaaataaatgcaTTGAATTCGATCCGTCTGCATGTTGAGAGAGATGGAGAGAATAAGAGACCTGGATGTTCCCTAGTGAAAGTATCCCATATACTTGGTTTCCTGCCATCTTGTTCTGTTGCTCCTTCATACTATGATGCAAAAGAGAGAGAGTGTgagagaagaataagaagaagacaACATGTCAGGTTTAACATTTGAGGGAAATGTGAATATAATTGAACAGATTTGGCATTTACCTGGTATGAACTTGATCCTGCTCCAAACACAAAACCATCAGGAAAACTACGCCTACTAAATTCGGAAGAAAGCTGAATTGTATTCTTCCCTCCAGCAAAAGCAAGCAAATAAGCAAGATTTAAGAGGCAGAAGAGAGAGTATTGTCTGTTCATTCTTGACTGGAACAAATTTTGTTCTATATCCCGTAGAAGATGAAGGGATTGAAATGTTACTGCCAGCAAGAAAAGTAATTCAGTTAATTCTTCCAATCATATCAAAaagttagaaattaaaaaaaaaaaatctagttTATAAGCTTtaacttcaatttttttcatGGAAACAGAGTAGTGATTACATTTTTATCCAGTTGGGTAaccaattttcttttaaaaaaatggtAGATGGAACTTGTCTTCTGATTTCTCATCCACGTTTACAAActcaaacaataataaatttgttGAAGATGGCATCCAATTGCTACCAAATCCAATATCTAACTGTTAGAGTTTAGCCTCAAATCATTGGCCATTCTCTTAAAAACTCTTGATAGTCATGAGGTGaagaagaaaacaagaaaattcACTAAGAAAATATGGTGGGTTTTGGTAAAGAAGTTGAAGCATTCTGTGGAATCTGACACCTGAGAAAAAAGGAGGGCAAAAAAAATCTATCATACCTTTTGTTTGTTTTTGGCAGAGGAGGAGACTCAGCTGAATACTTGGAGAAATTGTGTCTGCCATTTTCATGTAAAATCAAGTTAAAGGAACGTCAAGAGTCAGGGCAATACATTTCCACGCGCTTTTAGTCACATGGAGGGAACAAGAAACGGATATTTGAATTTGGTTAGGTCCCAAGCAATaaacttaattaatatttatacaaattataataattaatcataCATTAACCATAtcattgaaaatttataaaaagaaaaatatttattactaaaaattttactaatttaaatttaaatttttaaaaataataaaattatattctgAGTAATTTTAtcgatttataaaaattcataataaaataaataatatatagcaATCTACTATTAGTTACAACAATAATTTTCAACTATGAGATAATTAGTGAGTTATATTAAGttagataaaataaattctaaagATATGAATCATTTATTTAGTCAAAGAAGAAAACTCAGAACCACCTAATAATCAACAAAATACAGCTAAAAGAATAATCAAAAGAAGCAAAATCAAAAACAAAACTATCTACTAGAGAATGGATAATATTGCCAACTTAAGCCAAAATAGATAACTTTgaatggaaaaagaaaaaaaaaaacacaagttaatattataatactcaaaaaaattaataagagtTTATTTGAttgtaaaattcaattaattgtACCTTCAAGAGCTAAATTCTGTCTGTTAGATtacaaatttaagaaaataatgacGAAAAAGTTTGCATATAATATTATATCCGATAACGTTTTCTCTTTTGTTTAGGAGAGAAAATTTTGTCTCCGTTGGATAATTCTTTTTCGGAATTTTTCTTTCACTCTCTTTTTGAGtggattataaatatttttttattttgtattttttttttattgtagcTTTGTGGAATATTGTAATGgagttttattttctaaatacacTCTTGTTAGGCTGTGTGGGTTGTTGCATGCACGGACTCTTAGTGGTCAGGAGATCCTCTACTTCTGTAGCATGCAATTCCAATGGAGGAGAGACAGCCGTTCTGGTTTCGCTTTGGTCCTAAGACTACAGTAAAAAACTAGAGCTCTGCCTACTCTCTTCTTATCATTCTCAGAGAAAGCAGTTCTATGGGTGCTTTCTTTTTTCAAGTTTCATTGATAGATGTAGAAAAGCCCTTGTATTATTGGCGCTTTCTTTTTTCAAGTTTCATTGAAAGACGTAGAAAAGCCTTGTATTATTGGTGGTAATCTCACAGGGATGGATGAAGGCCCGGAAGGCGCGAGTGAGGCGCCGAGAACCCTACCACCTCCACCTTTTGCCGACATTTGATAGATCAGTAGTTTTCTCTCTATAGCTTCAGTTCTTTTATGAATCCTAAGCCAATTTCGAGTCCCTCCAACACTAAGTTTGAGCTTTCGTATCCTCTTTTTTCTCTGAGTTTTGCTTGCAAGTCTCTTCTTATGGCTGTTGGCAGTTCTTTGATCCTTAGAAGTTTTGACAACCCCTTTGCTCTATGTTACTAGTCTGCAGCCAGGATTTCCTTTGGAGCTTGTTTATAGGGATGAGTTgagtttaatttttcttttagccATGGCATACTGTTGTATAGTCTATGTTTTGGTCCTGTATTGTATTAGATTTTAGACCTCTTTTATTTCTAATGAAATTTTT
This region of Manihot esculenta cultivar AM560-2 chromosome 10, M.esculenta_v8, whole genome shotgun sequence genomic DNA includes:
- the LOC110625268 gene encoding beta-glucosidase 17 isoform X3, with translation MSIYGYAYGQNAPGRCSDYIGNCTQGNSATEPYIVVHHLILCHAAAVKLYRQKYQASQGGIIGITVFTAWRVPKYDDVSCRRAASRALDFLIGWIMHPITYGDYPVTMKYLVGDRLPKFTEKQAKLVIGSFDFIGINYYTASYAEDLTSYSNVNLSYTTDSRVNVTTDKNGIPIGEPTDCSWLYIYPEGLYKLLLYLKRKYNHPVIYITENGMGDRSSLSVAEALEDKLRIKYHHLHLLSVLEAIKEGVDVKGYYIWSFLDDFEWDLGYTIRFGITYIDYTNELKRHLKHSALWFKKFLHEENRTIASSLLYSE
- the LOC110625268 gene encoding beta-glucosidase 17 isoform X1 translates to MKMADTISPSIQLSLLLCQKQTKVTFQSLHLLRDIEQNLFQSRMNRQYSLFCLLNLAYLLAFAGGKNTIQLSSEFSRRSFPDGFVFGAGSSSYQYEGATEQDGRKPSIWDTFTREHPEKIADHSNGKVAEDFYHRYEVDISLLKEIGLDSYRFSISWPRILPGGKLSRGVNWEGVNFYNSLINNLLSNGIQPLVTLFHWDVPQVLEDEYKGLLSPNIVKDFYNFVDFCFKEFGDRVKHWVTINEANLMSIYGYAYGQNAPGRCSDYIGNCTQGNSATEPYIVVHHLILCHAAAVKLYRQKYQASQGGIIGITVFTAWRVPKYDDVSCRRAASRALDFLIGWIMHPITYGDYPVTMKYLVGDRLPKFTEKQAKLVIGSFDFIGINYYTASYAEDLTSYSNVNLSYTTDSRVNVTTDKNGIPIGEPTDCSWLYIYPEGLYKLLLYLKRKYNHPVIYITENGMGDRSSLSVAEALEDKLRIKYHHLHLLSVLEAIKEGVDVKGYYIWSFLDDFEWDLGYTIRFGITYIDYTNELKRHLKHSALWFKKFLHEENRTIASSLLYSE
- the LOC110625268 gene encoding beta-glucosidase 17 isoform X2; amino-acid sequence: MNRQYSLFCLLNLAYLLAFAGGKNTIQLSSEFSRRSFPDGFVFGAGSSSYQYEGATEQDGRKPSIWDTFTREHPEKIADHSNGKVAEDFYHRYEVDISLLKEIGLDSYRFSISWPRILPGGKLSRGVNWEGVNFYNSLINNLLSNGIQPLVTLFHWDVPQVLEDEYKGLLSPNIVKDFYNFVDFCFKEFGDRVKHWVTINEANLMSIYGYAYGQNAPGRCSDYIGNCTQGNSATEPYIVVHHLILCHAAAVKLYRQKYQASQGGIIGITVFTAWRVPKYDDVSCRRAASRALDFLIGWIMHPITYGDYPVTMKYLVGDRLPKFTEKQAKLVIGSFDFIGINYYTASYAEDLTSYSNVNLSYTTDSRVNVTTDKNGIPIGEPTDCSWLYIYPEGLYKLLLYLKRKYNHPVIYITENGMGDRSSLSVAEALEDKLRIKYHHLHLLSVLEAIKEGVDVKGYYIWSFLDDFEWDLGYTIRFGITYIDYTNELKRHLKHSALWFKKFLHEENRTIASSLLYSE